The DNA region GGAACGGCGTCCGAAGAGCCGCCGGAAGAAGCCCTGCCCGGCGTCCACGGTGCCCTCGGCGACGCGTTGCGTGGCCTCCTGGGCGAGCTGCGTCCCGAAGGTGGTCGCAGCGATGGTGAAGTACGGAGCGATTGCAGAGATGTCGGTGAGAAGTTCGGACATGGCCGCTGGCCCCCCAGATATGTCCCGGCCACACGCTGATCGCGGTGTCGACAGGGATGCTAGCGACCGGGAGGCCCCGGCGCATCAGTCCTGATCGACTGATTGAGCGTCAGATATCCATGGTTCCAGTGTTGTTGGATGGGTTTGTGGGGATGGTGGGGCGGATGCGAGCCTTGTTGTAGTCGGTTCCGGCGGAGGAGCTCAGCACTGCCCCGGCCGGGACGGAGGTGTTGCGGTGCCTCGCTCGTTTCGAGCGAGGCACCGCTGGAGGTTAGGCGTGGTGGTCGAGTTCGCCGGACTTGATGGTGTGGAGGAGCGCGGCAAAGGCGGTCGGGGCGGTCCGGAGGATGACGTCGCCGTCGTCTGATTCGCGGAGTTCGATCAGCCCATCTACGGAACGCACTTCGACGCACTCGCTGGAGGCGCCGCTGTAAGTGGACTTCTGCCAGATGCGAGTGCTCATGCTGTCTCCAGGTGCAGGGCCGGAGCGGGTTTGTTGCGGGCCCTCGCTCGGTTCGATCGAGGGCCCGCTGGAGGTTAGGCGTGGTGGTCGAGTTCGCCGGCCTTGATCGCATGGAGGAGTGCGGCGAAGGTGGTTGGGGCAGTGCGGAGGATGGTCTTGCCGTCGTCGGACTCACGCAACTCGATGAGGCCCGCAGCCAGCCGGACCTCGACGCATTCATTGGATGCGCCGCTATAGCTGGACTTCTGCCATTCGGTCTCACTCATACTTGCCCCTCGTGCTATCCCTGATGGCTCGAATGAACTTTCGCGATTCATCATCAGGCAGCGCGAGGGAGTCCAGGCGCGCGAAGGTCGCCCGGTGGCTGGCCAGGTCGGCCGGGGAGTCGAAGAAGAGGACACCCTGCGCGGTGTCCATCTGAAGCGTCGCTAGTTCTGGGACCGACCCCTCGGCGAACATGATGTTCTCCCCAGCGCCGGGGAAGGTGTCCATATCGAACGGAACGACGCGTACCGAGCTCTCCTGCTTCTCGGAGTCTTCGATCAAGCTGTCCAACTGGGCGGCAAGAACCTTTGGGCCGCCGAACTGCATCCGTAGCGCAGCCTCGTGGATGAAGGAGATGTGCTCTATCCCGCTGGAGCGGAGAGCCCGCTGGCGTTGCACGCGGAAGGCGGTTCGGGCTTCGACGTCGTGATCAGGCAGCGGTGGTGTGATGCGGGCGAAGACCGCGGAAGCGTAGGCGCCGGTCTGTTGAAGGCCTGGAATGTAGGTCGTTGCCCACGTGAAGATCGTCTGGGCGTGAGCTTCCATCTCCGCGACCTCAAGGAAGCCGGTCGACAGGATCCCCCGGTACTTCTCCCACCAGCCCTTCCTGCGTGACGCGATGATGTCGGAGAGGGCATCGATGAGGGGTTGGTTGGTGCACTTGCACGCTGCAGCGATGGTCAGCAATCGGTCGGTGCTGACGCTGGTCTTCCCGCTCTCCATCTGCGTCACCTGGGCCTGGCTCACACCGAGCGTATGGGCGAGTTCGCTCCCACGAAGACCTGCCTGCTCACGCATTCTCCGTAGCTCTGTGCCCAGTCGGCGCTGACGAAGAGTGGGGTTCTGTCGGCCAGGCATGGTGTCCTCTCGACGTTCTTGGGACTCAGTGTGCCGTGAGGCGAGAGCGCGAAGCCATCTGTGCCACGTGTGGGGGAACTTCGCTGCAAGGTACCTAATCTTAAGTTCCTCTGCGTTATGGTCTATCTCACAGCGATCCGACGGATCGTCAGTAACGCTCGTCTGTTGGGGCGGTAGGTGCCTGCTGCCCTCTTGCACCGCAGAGCAGCCATGGCCGGGCCTGGCTCACGGTGACGTATCCGCCGCCGCTCTCCCTTCCACCACCCTTGCCTCTCTCGGAGGTTCCCATGCGTGCCTGTAACCCGCCCGACTGGTCGGCCGCCCGCGAGGAGCTGCGTGCCGCGCTCGCCCTCGCCGCCTGGCCCGATGACCTCATCTCCGACGCCGAGCTCGCCCTCCACGAGCTGTACGTCAATGCCTGGCGCCACGCCGGCTGCCAGGCGCCGACCGTCGTGGTCGTCCTCCTGCCCACCCGCACCGTCCGCGTCTCCGTCGCCGACGACAGCCCCACCCTCCCGGAGTCGCGTGTGAGCTCCGACCCGTACGAGATCTCCGGGCGCGGGCTGCACCTCGTCCGCTCCCTCACCCACCGCTTCGGTGCCGACCCCGCCAAGAACGGCAAGCGGGTCTGGTTCGAGCTGGACGCCGCCGCGTGAGCCACGACCACACCCCCATCGCCCCCGACGACCCCGTCATCCGCACCTACACCGACCCCCAGGTCACCGCCCTGCTGCGCGAACTCCACGAAGCGGGCCGCCCGTTCGGCATCCAGTGGGGATCCGCCACCACCCTCCCCGGCACCGTCGACGGCCGCATCCTCGTCGACTTCGGCAACGCGCCGGTCGCGACCGTCCTCAACCTCCTGAACCTCCTGCGGGAAGGAGGAAACCGGCCGTGGGAGTCGTGATCCCCATCCCCCGCCCCCACACCGAGCGCACCACCGTCCCCCACCTCACCGTCGAGACCGCCCCCGACGCCGACCTCCAGCTCCGCTTCCCCGTCGACCACGCCGTCAACGCCGCCCCCGGCGACCACCTCGCCATCCCCCTCACCCGCACCCAGGCCCGCGACCTCCTCGAAAACCTCGCCAACCACCTCGGATACCTCCGATGACCGACTACCTCATCGGCACCGCCTTCGCCGTCCTCCTCGCCCTCGCCCTCGCGACCGTCGCCATCGGCGTCATCACCAGCCTGCGCATCGGCGACACCCCGCCCCCGCCCCCCATCACCCGCCACGGCCGCTGGGAACTGCGCCACCTCCCCGACGGCACCACCGAATACACCTGGATCGCCCGCCAGGCAGGCCACTTCAGCCCCGAAACCAACCCCACCCCCGACAACCGCCGACCCCACGGCCGCCACCGCATACCCCACTGACCGACCGGCGGCGCCCGGGCCTGCAAAGGCCCGGGCCGGTCGCCGCCGGGAGCTTCGCGGGGCTCAGCCCGGCTGCGTGGCGGCCTTCTCCTCGGCCGCCTCACGGACCATCTCCTCGTACCGCGCCTCGGCCTCCTCGCGGGTGTCGGCCTCCTCGACGTAGCGGGTGTACGGGGCGAACCGGGCGGCGCCGTAGACGATGTCGCCCCCTCCGGCGTCGTAGCTGATCAGCGAGATCCACTCGTGGTCGCTCAGGTCCGTACGGAGCAGGGTGGTCTCGAACCCGTCGTTCAGCAGTTCCTCGACGTGCTCGTAGTGGGGGTAGTCATCGGGCTGGGCGAAGATCAGACGCACGGAGTCTCCTGCTGTGGCATGACATCGGCTGTGGACGGACGCAGTCCGCGTTCCGGCCGCCACCGTAGTCAGCCGCACCGACAGTGCACCGCGCCGGACGGACGCAGGCGGGATCAGCCGCTCGGCCGGGCGGGCGGAATCCCACAGGAACCTCGCCGCCCACCGGTGGTGCCGCGCGCGAGGGCCGGGCTCAGGCCGGGGCGCGCAGCCCCGACAGGAGCCGGTCGAGTGCCTGCTCCGCCGCCTGCGGGTCCCCGCCGCGCGCGATCCAGAGCGCGGCCTCGTTCATCGCCCCCGAGAGCAGCCGGGCCAGCGGTTCCACCGGCTGGTCCTCGATGGTCCCGGCCGCGACCAGCGCCGTCAGGGCCTCCGCGAGGTGTCGGGCGGACGACTCCTCGTCCAGTGCCCGCCACTCGTCCCACCCCAGGACCGTCGGCGCGTCGACCAGCAGGACCCGCCGCACCGCCGGATCCGTCCCCGCGGCGAGGAAGGCCCGGCACCCGGCCCGGAGCTGCTCCCAGAGGTCCTCGTGCCGCCCGGCCTCGGCGGCCACCCGCTCGCCCAGCTCCTGCTGCACCTCGGCGACGACGGCCCGGAAGAGTCCGGCCTTGCTGTCGAAGTGGTGGTAGGCGGCGCCCTTGGTGACGCCGGCGGCCCGCGCCACGTCGGTCAGCACCACGTGGTGGTACCCGTCGGCGGCGAACCGGCGCCGCCCTTCGTCCAGCAGTGCCTGCCGTGTGGCAGCACGCTGCTCCGCCCGGTTGACCGCCATCGCCTGCGCACCGCCCTCTCGGTTTCGCGTACCCGGGGTATGCTAACCCTACGATTCACATACCCCGGGTATGTGAAATGGATCCGAAGGGTCTCGCCATGACGAACGACCTCACCGCCGCCGGGCCCGCGAACGGCCCGGCCTCCGCACTCGGCGGCTTCTATCCGGTGCTCGCCACCCAGGACGTGGCCGCCTCCCGCGACTTCTACACCCGCCACCTCGGCTTCGAGGTCACCTTCGAGGCCGACTGGTACGTGAGCCTGCGCCGCCCGGACGCCCCGCAGTACGAACTGGCGCTGCTGGACCACACCCACCCGACCCTCCCCGAGGGCCACCGGGCCGCACTCCGGGGCGGCCTGCTGCTGAACTTCGAGGTGGACGACGTGGACGCCGAGCACCGGCGGCTCGTCGCGGAGGCCGGACTGTCCGAACTGCTGCCGCTGCGCACCGAGGAGTTCGGCCAGCGCCACTTCATCGTCGCCGCCCCGGACGGCGTACTGATCGACGTCATCACCGTCGTGCCGCCCACCGAGGAGTACGCCGCCGGGTACACCGGAGCCTGACCGCCGGCCCGGCCGGGCGCCTCCACCGGTCGGACCGCCGTGACCGCCGCACGGAAAGTCGGCCGGTCCGACTTCCTGCGCGCGGGCGGCGGTGCGGGTGCCGGTACGGGCCCGCCGCCCGGTCGAAAACCGGTCGCCCCGCCCGCCGGGCCGCTGGCAGAGTCGGGCGCCATGCAGCACCTGTGCGAGATCCGCGCCGACTTCGACGCCACCACCGTCACCGTCTACCAGGCGTACGCCCCGGCGGTGGCCGAACCCGCCGTCGCCGCACAGCGGTTCGTGCCGCCCTTCTCCTTCGGCCGGATGACGTGGATCAAGCCGTCCTTCGCCTGGCTGATGCACCGCAGCAACTGGGCCCGCAAGCCCGGCCAGGAGCGCATCCTCGCCGTCCGGATCACCCGCGCCGGATGGGAGGAGGCCCTGGGCCGCGCCGTCCTGACCACCGCCGACCCGGCCGCGCTCGGCCGCGCCGAGGTGCACGTCCAGTGGGACCCGGAGCGCTCGCTGCGCGGCGCCGCGCTCAACCACTACAGCATCCAGGTGGGCGTGGGCCGCACCCTGATCCGGGCCTTCTCCGAGGAGTGGATCACCGGCATCACCGACCTCACCCCGCAGGTCCGGAAGATCGCCGCCCTCGTCCAGGGCGGCCGGGCGGCCCAGGCCCAGCGCCTCCTCCCGCCCGAGCGCCCCTACCCGCTGCCGGGGCCGCTCGCCGCCCGGCTGGGGACGGGCCGCTGATCCGGCCGGATCGGCCGGATCGGCCTGCTGACGTGAACGGCCTGAAGGGTCGGTGACGTCGGCCGTCCGGCCCGCATGAAAAGTCGGCCGCTCCGGCTTCTCGTGCGTGGATACGGGGGCCTACCCGGTTCCTCGCCCGCCAGACAGGGCGGGCGGGCAGGCGGGCGGGGCCGTGCAGCACAGTGCAGGCGGGGCGGAATCCGCCTGGACGGCACCTGGGTGGCGCCGTGGATCCCAGGTGCCCCAAGGGCCCTCCGGCCACGAATGTTTCAAGCCATCCCCCTCTCATATGGCTAACGACCCGTTCGGCCCTGCTTCCCCCGCGTCCCCTGCGGAACGGCGGCGGTCCGCGCTCTCATATGGCTGGGCAGCCCCACGCGCCCCATGGGAAGGCAGGGACATGAGCAGATTCGGATACACGGCCACCGGACCGGCCCTGGCACTCGCGGTCTCGGCGGTCCTCCTGGCGGGAGGCGGTACGGCCCGGGCGGAGGCGGGCTACGACCAGATCGCCATGCTGAAGCAGGAGAAGACCCAGTGGTGCTGGTCGGCCGCCGGGCTCACCATCGCCAAGTTCCAGGGATACGGCACCACGCAGGCGGACTTCTGCGACCGCGCCTCCCGCTACAGCGGCGGACCGAGCTGCGAGAACCAGCCCGCCCGGCTGGAGGACATGGCCAACGCCTGGTACAGCCTGGGCATGGCCAACCCCGGTACCGGCCTCAACAGCGCGGCCTCGTTCGCCCAGGTCACCGCCGACGTCAAGGCCGCCCGGCCGATCGGCGCCCGCATCGGATGGACGTCCGGCGGCGGCCACATGAACGTCGTCTACGGCTTCGACACCTCCAACAACACCATCGGCGTCGCCGACCCGTGGCCGGACACCGCCACCTACACGTGGTGGAACTACGACGACTACGTGAAGAACGGCTCGTTCCGGTGGACCCACTCCCGTACCGGCATCTCCCGATAGCGCCCGACAGAGAAGGAGGACGACACATGCGTGACCGAGGTACGCCCGTCGGGCGGGAGGCCGCCCGGTTCCCCCGGCTGCCCATCGTCCTGGCGCTGAGCGCCGCCGCACTGCTCTCCGCCGCCGGGCCGGCCCGCGCGGTCGACATCCCCGACTACCAGGCCGCCCTCGACGTGGTCAGGTCGGCCGACGTCCACGACGCCGTCTGCCGCTTCCTCGGCACGCCGCTGCCCCAGGGCGGATCCGAGACGATGGTGGCCGTCCCCGACAAGCCCGACCCCTGCGAGGGGCTGCCCGCGTTCACGCTCAAGGACCCGCTGGCGGTGAACGAGGTCGCCCCGGGCTTCGTCGCGGGCACGGCCCAGCCGGTCCCCACCGAGGCCGTCCGGCTGAGCCATCTCGTCTCCACGCTCGACGTCACCGTCAACGACCGCACCGCCACCGTTCTGCTCGCCCCGACCGACGGCGGCGGCTGGCACCTGGCGGGAGTGCGCGACGGTGACGGCGACGCCGCGTACGCGGGCCGGGCGACCCTGGGCACCCTGGTCTTCACCGAGCCCCAGATCCGCGGCTGGTACCAGCTGCAGCTCACCACCGTGGAGCCGCTCAACGACCAGGCCAGGGAGGGCCTCGACGGTCGGTCGGCGGTCTCGCTCGCCGAGTACCAGCAGCTCGTCAAGGCCCGCTACGCCGACAAGCTGCCCGGGTCCGAGTACGACACCCGGGGCATGTCCAGCGGCTACGGGACCGAGGACCGGGCGGCCGGCCCCGCCTCCCGCACGCCGCTGCTCGCCGGCGGTTCGATCGCGGCGCTCGCACTCGCGGGCGGCGCCCTCGTCCTCGCCCGGCTGCGGCGCGCGCGACGCGGCCGCGGGGAGGCCTGAGCGCCGTGCCTCCGCCCCGGCTGCCGTCAGGACGGCAGCCGGGGCGGAGGCGCCGTACCCGCCCCCACCGGCGGGTCCGGCATTCATGAGGTCCCGGGCGGCGCTACGCCTTGAACCAGCCGCTCCACGTGCCGCTGGTGTAGCGGATCTGCCGCCACCAGTCCCCGTCGGTGCCGACGGCGTCGAAGATCAGCTCCTCGCCGTGCCACCCCATCCGGATGCCGGAGGCGAGGACGCCGCCGAGCGTGCGCCAGGTGCTGACGCTGCCGTCCGGGTTCTGCCACCTGGTCCACAGCGAGTTGTCGACCCCGACGGCGAAGACCTGGAACGTGCCGTCATGGAAGGTGAAGTAGCGCGGCTGGGTGTACGTGCCACCGCACTTGACCGGCCCTCCGAAGACGGGCAGGAACTTGATCTCGATGTTCTGCACGTCGCACTGGAGCGTCTCGCCGGTGGTCCGGGCGTGGGCCGTTCCGGCCGCGCCCCCCATCGCCAGTGCCATGACGGCCACCGCCGTGGCGGCGGCCCTCTTGATCCTCTTCATCATCAGTGTCCCCGGGTGATGAGTCGGCTCACCCCGCCGGACGGCGGAGCAGGACGGGCCGGACACCCACGGTCGAAGGACCGGGGCAGCGGATGCCGGCCTCGCCGAGAACCCTCCGGACCGACCCACTGATTCGTCAACAAGCCGACGGTTCAAGGGACTTGAAGGACAGGGCAGCCTGCCCCATCGGGCACCGAATCGGTGCGCTTCGCGACCGGAGGCAACCCGGCCGCGGTGCCGACGGGTTGTTGACGGGCATGACCACGCGTGGGAACACCCGCTCGGACCGCCCCCGGCGCGTCCTGTCCGCCCTCCTGGCGCTGACCGCCTCCGCGGCCACCCTGGCCCTGACCGGCCCGGCCGCCGCCGCCCCGTCGGACCCGTCCGACCCCATCGCCCTTGCCCCGCCCATCAGTTGGGGCCCCTGTCCGAAGAGCGAACCGCCCATGCCGGACCCGAACCCGCAGACGGAATGCGCGACGGTCCGGGTGCCGGTGGACTGGTCGAAGCCGAACGGCCCGAAGACCGGGATCTTCGTCGCCCGCCTCCGGGCCGCCGACCCCTCCCGGCGGATCGGCGTCCTGCTGTCGAACCCCGGCGGACCGGGCGCCCCCGGAGCGGACGACGCGCTGGAGGCGGGCATGCCCGGCCGGAGCACCTACACCCCGGAGATGCTCCAGCGGTTCGACGTCGTCGGGTTCGACCCGCGCGGCACCCAGCACAGCCAGGACGCCCGCTGCGACGAGTCGATCGCGGGCGAGCACACCGCCCGCCCCCGCGACGCGGCCGCCTTCGAGCGGATGCGCGCCACCAACGCCCGGCTGGCGGCCAGTTGCCTGCGGCTGACGGGCCCGCTCGCCGCCCACATGGACACCGAGAGCGTCGCCCGGGACATGGATGCGATCCGCGCCGCCCTCGGCGAGCGCCGGATCAGCTACCTCGGCCACTCCTACGGCACGCTCCTCGGCGAGCGCTACGCCCGCCTGTTCCCCGGCAGGCTGCGCGCACTGGCCCTCGACAGCGTGGTGGACCCGGCCAGGCCGGACGCGGAGCGCTTCCTCACCGACAGCAGCACCACCGTCGAGGCCGCCTTCGAGCGCCTGGCCGCCTGGTGCCGGACCGCCGCGGCCTGCCCGCTGAAGGACCGCGACCTGTCGGGCGTCGCGGCCGACCTGTTCGCCCGCGCCGACGCCGGCACCCTCCGCGTCCCCGGACCGGAGGGGCCGACGGAGACGGCGGCCGACGCCGACGGGCTGTCCGCCTTCCTCACCTTCCTGGCCTGGCAATGGGACCCGGAGCGCGCGACGCGGCAGCTGGCCGCCGTGCACAGCGGGCGCGGCGAGGTCTACTGGCCCGACTACCAGGGCCCCGGCCGCGACATGCAGCTCGTACTGTGCCGGGACCACGACCTCCGGATCCGCGACTTCGCCGAGTACCGGGCGATCCGGGAGCGGGTCGCGAAGGCCGCCCCGCACGTCCGCGTGAGCACCCAGGCCCTGGACATCGTGCTCGGCTGCCAGGGCTGGACCGTCCCGCCGAAGGCGCCGCCCGCCCGGGTGCGGGGCGACCTCCCGCCCGTCCTGGTGGCCAACGCCGCCCTCGACCTGCGGACCCCCGTGCCGGGCGCGCGGCGGATGGCGCAGTCCTTCCCGAAGGCCACCCTGCTGACCCCGGACGTCGTGGGCCACTGGGTGTACGCCCTCGACCCGGGGACGAAGGCGGCGGTCGACGCCTACCTGACCGACCCGCGCGGCTGATCCGTCGGGCCGGCCGGTGGCGGCGCTCCCCGCCCGGCGCTTCGCTCGGGCCCTCGGCCGGTCCGTCGACCGGCGCCTCGACCGCCCCTCGGCCGGGCCCTCGCCCCCGGGGGGCGTCGGACCCCCGGCCCGTCGATCCCTAGGCCGCGGGGACCAGCCCGAGCAGCTCGCCCAGACGGCGCACCGTGGCGGGCGACTCGCGGTGCAGGCCGGCGATGTCCAGGCCCTCGTCGCCCAGGACCATGAGCAGCGCCTGGTCCCCGATCGCCAGCGCCACGACGTAGCCGCCGCTGCAGCGGGTGACCACGTCGCGCAGGCCGCCCACGCCGAACTCGGCGGCGGTGCGGCGGCCGAGGCCGAGCATGGCGGCCGACAGCGCGGCGGCCGACTCGGGGTGGACGGAGGCCGTGTCGGCGGCCACCAGCAGGCCGTCGGCGGTGGAGATGACACTCTCCGAGATGCCCATGACCCGCTCGCGGAGGGACTTCAACTCGTCGACCAGCACGGCGGTCGGTGTCTGGCTGCTCATGGTGCGCTCTTCTCGGTCTCTGGCGTGAGGGTCGTCGGTGTCGTCACGATCGTCACGGTCGTCGCGACGGTCGCGGGTGTCTCGGTGTTCTCGATGGGCGCGGTGCCCTCGCTCCGGGGCGCGTCCGGGGGCGCTTCGGCGGCGACCGGCGCACGGCCGGTCCCGGCGGACGGGCCGTCGGGGCTCGCCGGTCCGCCGCGGACGCGGCGCGGCAGGGGGCCGCCCGGCTCCGGAGGCGGCCCGCTCGGCGCCGTCCGCGGGGCCACGCTCGGTGCCAGCGGGGCCGGGGCCGCCGACTCCCGGTGGAGCAGGTGCCGGGCGTCCATCCGGGCGACGTCGAGGAGCACCGCGAACACGCCCCGCCCCAGGGCGAATCCGATGTCGCGCGCGGTGCGGCGGCCGGTGGCGGCGGCCAGGACGTCCCGGTAGCGGGGCAGGATCCGCTGGGCGCCGGGGCCGGGCCGGTCGGCGGGGCGGATCCTGGTGCGGGCCAGTTCGCCGGGCGGGCCCCAGAGGCGGGTCAGCAGCGCCGTCCGCCGGGCGGTCTCCTCGAAGAGCCGCTGCGGCTCGATCCCCGGGCGCAGCGCGATCCCGGCCGGCGGGGCCGCTTCGACGACCTCCCAGCTGCCGGGCGGGCTCAGCACCAGGGCGAACGCGCCGTCGAAGGCGGCGGCGGCGCAGACGGTTTCGAGTTCGACGGCGCCGATCGTCCCCCGGGCCGCCAGGGCCGCGCCGAGGTCCCCGCCCCAGCCTGCGGGGGCGCCGTCCGGGCGTGCGGCGGACGCGGCGGTCTCGGCGGCCGCCCAGTCGGCCTCGGAGACGCGCCCCGACTTCAGCAGCAGGGTCTCGGCGCTCGGGGAGCCGGGGGTCTCGATCGCCGTGACGAGCCCCCGCTCCAGGTGGATGGTGCCGCCGGGCGCGCTGGAGACGACGACCGAGCCGGTGAAGTCCTGCCCGCGCAGTGCGAGCAGCAGGGCGGGCACGTTGCGGGCCGAGGGCCGCCCGGGGGCGGCGGGCGCGACCGGATCGTGGGCCTGGTCAGAGGCGTGGTCAGGAGCCTGGTCGAGGGCCCGGGCGTCGGTCTGGCCGCTCATGCCAGCAAGTCCGCGGCGTGGTCGGCGGTCTGGCGGATCGCCAGTGCCAGGTTGGTCCGTCCCCGGTCCAGCACGGTGGCCAGCAGCAGGTCGTCGCCCTGCCGGTGCACCATCTGCACGACCTCGTGGTGGCGGGTGCTCGTGACCACCACGCTCTCCAACTCGCTCTCCGCCCCCGCCTCGTGGAGCCGCTCGCCGATCAGGTTGACCAGTTCGGCGAGGTCCGCGCCGGTCCCGAGCAACCGGTGGTCCCCGGCGGACTGGTGGGCGAGGCCCGTGACGGCGTCGACGAGAACGGCACCGACCGCTCCGGGGGAGTCGAGCACACCGGAGAGGGAAGCTTCGAGCGCGCGCACCAGTACCCCTTCACGTTCTGAACACTTGGCAGCGTACTTTATTCCACCATTTCCACGGGGTGACCACCGCAGGTGACTTCTTGCTACTTTGTTCCCGCACAGGGGAGTTCCGCCCGGAAGTCACGCAAAGGACGAACAGCGCATGAACATTGACGACGCACTCAAGGAAGCGATGGCCATCGAAGGCGCCATCGGCGTGGCCCTGGCCGACTACGAGAGCGGTATGTCACTCGGATTCCTCGGCGGGGGCCAGCAGCTCGACCTGGAGGTCGCGGCCGCCGCCAACACCGAGGTCGTCCGCGCGAAGAAGCGGGCCCTGGCCGCGCTGTCGATCGACGACGTCATCGAGGACATCCTGATCACCCTCGGCACCCAGTACCACCTGATACGCCCGCTGGCCCGCAGTCACGGGTCGTTCTTCCTCTACCTGGCGCTGGACCGCTCGCGCGCCAACCTGGCGCTCGCCCGGCACAGCCTCAAGCGCATCGAGGCCGGGCTCGACGTCTAGGGCCTCTCTTTCCGGACCCCTGCCGCATCCGCATCCCGCGTCGGCATCCGCGTCCCGCGCCCCGCGTCGGCATCCGTATCCGAGCCCGAGTCCGGGATACTCCCGACCGCCCGTGATGCACGCGGAATTCCGGATGGAGTGAATGCGAAGCGTGAGCGGCCGGTCACGGCGATCCGCACGCGATAATTGCGGCCGCATTTCGCAGGTGCACATCAATCACGGAAATGCGTGACTCCCCGATGACTGGGCGTCATATCCGCCCCCCGCGTCCGCGCCGGATCCGGGCCGCCGGAACGCCGCGGCAGGGGGCGGAACGCCGCGGCGCCGGGCCGGACCGGCCCCGCCGTGCCGCGCGGCACGGCGGAGCGGCCGCCGTGCCGGGGCCGGGCGGTCGGCCGTGCGCGGCGACGGCCGGGAGGGGCCCGGATCCCGGCCCGGCCGCTACGCCTTGACGGCCTTGAAGACGGTGTACGCGTAGCCGTGGTAGATCTCCACGGCCGCCCGCAGC from Kitasatospora sp. NBC_00458 includes:
- a CDS encoding DUF4291 domain-containing protein — translated: MQHLCEIRADFDATTVTVYQAYAPAVAEPAVAAQRFVPPFSFGRMTWIKPSFAWLMHRSNWARKPGQERILAVRITRAGWEEALGRAVLTTADPAALGRAEVHVQWDPERSLRGAALNHYSIQVGVGRTLIRAFSEEWITGITDLTPQVRKIAALVQGGRAAQAQRLLPPERPYPLPGPLAARLGTGR
- a CDS encoding DUF397 domain-containing protein gives rise to the protein MSTRIWQKSTYSGASSECVEVRSVDGLIELRESDDGDVILRTAPTAFAALLHTIKSGELDHHA
- a CDS encoding TetR/AcrR family transcriptional regulator, yielding MAVNRAEQRAATRQALLDEGRRRFAADGYHHVVLTDVARAAGVTKGAAYHHFDSKAGLFRAVVAEVQQELGERVAAEAGRHEDLWEQLRAGCRAFLAAGTDPAVRRVLLVDAPTVLGWDEWRALDEESSARHLAEALTALVAAGTIEDQPVEPLARLLSGAMNEAALWIARGGDPQAAEQALDRLLSGLRAPA
- a CDS encoding ATP-binding protein, which gives rise to MRACNPPDWSAAREELRAALALAAWPDDLISDAELALHELYVNAWRHAGCQAPTVVVVLLPTRTVRVSVADDSPTLPESRVSSDPYEISGRGLHLVRSLTHRFGADPAKNGKRVWFELDAAA
- a CDS encoding helix-turn-helix domain-containing protein encodes the protein MPGRQNPTLRQRRLGTELRRMREQAGLRGSELAHTLGVSQAQVTQMESGKTSVSTDRLLTIAAACKCTNQPLIDALSDIIASRRKGWWEKYRGILSTGFLEVAEMEAHAQTIFTWATTYIPGLQQTGAYASAVFARITPPLPDHDVEARTAFRVQRQRALRSSGIEHISFIHEAALRMQFGGPKVLAAQLDSLIEDSEKQESSVRVVPFDMDTFPGAGENIMFAEGSVPELATLQMDTAQGVLFFDSPADLASHRATFARLDSLALPDDESRKFIRAIRDSTRGKYE
- a CDS encoding roadblock/LC7 domain-containing protein, translating into MSSQTPTAVLVDELKSLRERVMGISESVISTADGLLVAADTASVHPESAAALSAAMLGLGRRTAAEFGVGGLRDVVTRCSGGYVVALAIGDQALLMVLGDEGLDIAGLHRESPATVRRLGELLGLVPAA
- a CDS encoding papain-like cysteine protease family protein, which encodes MSRFGYTATGPALALAVSAVLLAGGGTARAEAGYDQIAMLKQEKTQWCWSAAGLTIAKFQGYGTTQADFCDRASRYSGGPSCENQPARLEDMANAWYSLGMANPGTGLNSAASFAQVTADVKAARPIGARIGWTSGGGHMNVVYGFDTSNNTIGVADPWPDTATYTWWNYDDYVKNGSFRWTHSRTGISR
- a CDS encoding VOC family protein gives rise to the protein MTNDLTAAGPANGPASALGGFYPVLATQDVAASRDFYTRHLGFEVTFEADWYVSLRRPDAPQYELALLDHTHPTLPEGHRAALRGGLLLNFEVDDVDAEHRRLVAEAGLSELLPLRTEEFGQRHFIVAAPDGVLIDVITVVPPTEEYAAGYTGA
- a CDS encoding alpha/beta fold hydrolase — its product is MTTRGNTRSDRPRRVLSALLALTASAATLALTGPAAAAPSDPSDPIALAPPISWGPCPKSEPPMPDPNPQTECATVRVPVDWSKPNGPKTGIFVARLRAADPSRRIGVLLSNPGGPGAPGADDALEAGMPGRSTYTPEMLQRFDVVGFDPRGTQHSQDARCDESIAGEHTARPRDAAAFERMRATNARLAASCLRLTGPLAAHMDTESVARDMDAIRAALGERRISYLGHSYGTLLGERYARLFPGRLRALALDSVVDPARPDAERFLTDSSTTVEAAFERLAAWCRTAAACPLKDRDLSGVAADLFARADAGTLRVPGPEGPTETAADADGLSAFLTFLAWQWDPERATRQLAAVHSGRGEVYWPDYQGPGRDMQLVLCRDHDLRIRDFAEYRAIRERVAKAAPHVRVSTQALDIVLGCQGWTVPPKAPPARVRGDLPPVLVANAALDLRTPVPGARRMAQSFPKATLLTPDVVGHWVYALDPGTKAAVDAYLTDPRG
- a CDS encoding DUF397 domain-containing protein — its product is MSETEWQKSSYSGASNECVEVRLAAGLIELRESDDGKTILRTAPTTFAALLHAIKAGELDHHA